A region of Blastocatellia bacterium DNA encodes the following proteins:
- the nuoK gene encoding NADH-quinone oxidoreductase subunit NuoK, with the protein MVPISWYLAVAAVLFTIGAVAVFVKRNIISILLGIELMLNAVNLTLVAFSHAFGQVDGQVLVFFVMVVAAAEAAVGLAIVILLFRHRETLNVDEASLLKL; encoded by the coding sequence ATGGTTCCGATCTCCTGGTATCTGGCCGTGGCCGCGGTCCTGTTCACCATCGGAGCGGTCGCGGTCTTCGTCAAACGGAACATCATCTCGATCCTTTTGGGCATCGAGCTGATGCTCAATGCGGTCAATCTCACGCTGGTCGCCTTTTCTCATGCCTTCGGTCAGGTGGACGGTCAGGTCCTGGTCTTCTTCGTCATGGTGGTGGCGGCGGCCGAAGCGGCCGTCGGTCTGGCCATTGTCATTTTGCTCTTCCGCCACCGGGAGACACTGAACGTGGATGAAGCGAGTTTGTTGAAGCTCTAG
- a CDS encoding NADH-quinone oxidoreductase subunit J, with the protein MERVFFLIFAGVAIGAALNLLVRRNPLHGALSLLVALGALTGLYVLLGAYFIAVIQVIVYAGAIMVLFVFVIMLLNVRVEETRLDRRPYFKWLAIPFAALLVGEIGYILKEFPTNPLPSGQDVGVTATVGRELFTRYLLPFEVTSVLILIATIGAVILARRE; encoded by the coding sequence ATGGAACGAGTCTTCTTTCTCATCTTCGCCGGTGTCGCCATCGGAGCTGCGCTCAATCTGCTGGTGCGGCGCAATCCGCTGCACGGTGCCCTGTCGTTGCTCGTGGCCCTCGGCGCGCTCACGGGACTCTACGTCCTGCTCGGCGCGTATTTCATCGCCGTCATTCAGGTCATCGTCTACGCCGGAGCCATCATGGTGCTGTTTGTTTTCGTCATCATGCTGCTCAACGTGCGGGTGGAGGAGACGCGGCTGGATCGTCGTCCGTATTTCAAATGGCTGGCCATCCCCTTTGCCGCCCTGCTGGTGGGCGAGATCGGCTATATTCTCAAGGAGTTTCCCACCAACCCGCTCCCGTCGGGCCAGGATGTCGGCGTGACGGCGACCGTCGGTCGGGAACTCTTCACCCGGTACCTCCTGCCCTTCGAGGTGACATCGGTATTGATCCTGATCGCCACCATCGGGGCAGTGATTCTCGCGCGGAGGGAGTGA